The sequence GGGGATATAGACTTAGAGAAGTCCGTCAAGCCTGAAGTGTTTGAAAGGGTATTAAGAGTGGCTCTTGAGCTTGCCAACCAGGGTAGAGAAGGCAAAAGCGTTGGAGCAATCTTTGTTTTAGGTGATAAAGAAAAGGTGCTTGAAAATATTAAGCAGATGATATTTAATCCGTTTAAGGGTTATTCTCCTGATGAAAGAAATATTTTAAAGGCAAACCTTGACGATACATTGAAAGAATACAGTTTACTTGATGGTGCTATTGTGATAGATTGTAATGGCGTTGTGGAGACTGCTGGTGCTTACATCTCGGTTTCTGCGTCGGTTGAAGATCTACCCAAGGGATTGGGTGCAAGACATATAGCAGCGGCCTCTATAACAGCCGTAACAAATGCCGTAAGTATAGTTGTATCTGAATCAACGGGTGATGTTACTATCTTTAGGAACGGGTCTATAATAACAAGAATAGAAAAGGTGAGCTGATGGTTTTGTTAGATGGTAAAGCGCTATCGAAAAAGATAAAAGAAGAGATAAAAAAAGAGGTTAAAATTTTAAAAGAAAAGGGTGTAATACCTGGATTGGCTGTTATTTTAGTAGGTGATAATCCAGCAAGTCAAGTTTATGTTAATATGAAAACAAAAGCCTGCGAAGAGGTGGGTATATACTCAATCAACCACAGGATGCCAGCAGAGATTACGGAAAATGAGCTTATAGATGTTATAAAGATGCTAAATAATAACCCTATGGTGCATGGCATATTGGTTCAGTTGCCCCTTCCTTCCCATATAAGGGAGGAGCGCATTATTGAGGCTATAGATTATACTAAAGATGTAGATGGTTTTCATCCTTACAACATAGGCAGGCTTGCAAGGGGCAATCCTTTATTTAGCTCCTGTACACCTTTGGGTATTATGAAGATGTTTGAGGAATATGCAATAGAGCTACAAGGCAAGGATGTTGTAATGGTTGGAGCTGGGAATATTACAGGTAAACCAATGACTTTGATGCTTCTGAATGCTAATGCAACTGTTCAGGTTTGCCATGTTTATACTCAAGATTTAAAGGAAAAAACAAAACAGGCTGATGTAGTTATATCGGCTGTAGGTAAACCGTCTTTAATAACGGAGGATATGGTCAAAGAGGGTGCTATTGTCATAGACGTGGGCATAAGTAGGGTTAATGGTAAAGTAGTAGGTGATGTAGATTTTGAAAATGTATCCAAGAAAGCCTCCTACATAACCCCTGTGCCTGGTGGTGTTGGCCCTATGACGATAGCCATGCTGCTTTACAATACTCTTCTGTCGGTTAAGTTAAAAGAAAAATAATTTTTATTGCAAAACTTTTAATAAAAGGTGTAAAAAGATGCTGAGCGAGGAGTTGAAAGAGGATATTTTTGTGGTCGTTGAGTCGCTGGGCTATAGTGTGTATGACATAGAACTAACCCAAAAGAAAATTACTATATACATAGACAAACCTGGAGGTGTTTCAATAGACGACTGCGAATTGGCCAGCAGAAACATATCTGCACTTTTGGATGTCAAGGATCCTTTTAGTGGTAGTTATACGCTTGAGGTTTCAAGCCCTGGTATAAATAGAAAATTAAAAACCAAAGAGCATTTTATGGCTGCCATCGGAAAAAAATGTGTTGTGCATACACACTTTCCTGTTGATAATTCAAAGGTTTTTAAGGGTATATTAACAGAATGCAATGACAATGAGATTGTTATTGAAGGGGTGAGGATAGAGTTTGACAACATAAAAAAGGCAAGGATTGACGAGATTTAGGAGGTAAACGGTGAGCGAGATATTGCAGATAGCGAAGAAGATTTCGGAAGAACATGAGATAGATTTGGAAAGGGTTGTTGAGTATTTGGCGGAGGCCTTAAAGATAGCTATACAAAAAAAATATGGTGATGAAGCTGATGTTAGAATAGAAACAGATGTGGACAATGAAATATTTGATGTTTATGTGAAGAAAAAAGTTGTTGAAAAACCGATGCTTGATAGCCAGATAAGTTTAGAGGAGGCTAAAGCCATAAAACCCGACGCTAAAGTGGGTGATTATGTAGAAGAAAAGGTTGATGCAAAGAGTTTGGGTAGAATAGCAGTAACAACGATTAAGAATGTTATAACAAAACTCTTGCGGGATATAGAAAAACATAAAGCTTATGAGGAATACAAAGAGTATATAGGTAAAATAATTGTTGGTGAGGTTTGGAGTATAGGCTCAAATAATAATGTTATAGTGGACTTTAAAAATGCAATAGGTGTTTTACCCAAAAGAGAGCAAGGTATAAATGACAAGTATGTTGTAGGTGAACATATAAAGGCCTATGTGCTTGATGTCTTAGAAGAAGCAAAACAGGTAAGACTAATACTATCCAGAACACATCCTGGCTTTGTTAAGGAGTTGTTTAAAAAAGAGGTACCCGAAGTTAGAGAGGGCAGTGTTGAGATAAAAGCTGTAGCAAGAGAGCCATCAAGAAGGACTAAGGTTGCTGTTTATTCAAAAGACTCAAGGATAGACCCTATAGGAACATGCGTTGGATCCAAGGGCGTTAGGATTGCTGCTATCGTTAGGGAGTTGGGGGATGAGAAGATAGATGTTATAAAATGGAGTGCTGACCCATCGATATACATAAGAAATGCTATGTCGCCTGCTAAGGTGATATCGGTTGAGATAGATGAGGATTTGAAAAAGGCTAAAGTCTATGTTGATGATGCGGAATATTCTATGGCTATAGGTAAGGGTGGTGTTAACGCGAAGCTTGCAGCCAAACTAACCGGATACAATATAGATATAGCCAAGATATCGGACAAGGAAGGTGAAATTGTCGGCGGTGAGGTTGCTGACGAGGATGATGGAGGTAGTCAATGAAAAAGATAAGGGTTTATGAAATAGCGAGAAGATTAAATACAAAAAGTAATGTAGTAATAAAGAAGCTCAACGATATGGGTATAGAGGTAAAAAGTAACTTCAGCGGTGTTGAGGAGGACAAGGCTGAAAAGTTTATAGAGGAATGGAATAAAGCCAAAAAAGAAGCAATTAAGGAAATAAAGTCAAAAAAAAAGGATGAGAAGAGAAAAAAGAAAAAGAAAGATGCAGAAGATAAAGATGTAGAGGAAGAAAAAACTAAAAAATCACCTAAAAAGAAAGAAGCCGTTTATAGGAAAAAGGAACTTATAGAGGAATCTCTACCCCAGAAATTCAAAAAGAGAAAGAAATATAAAAAAGCTACAAAGGAAGAGGAGCCTGAGGAAAAGAGTAATGAAATAGAGTTTCATAAGGGAATGACTGTATTTGAGTTTGCAAGTGAGCTTGGAGTAGATTTTTCTGATATTCTTTCAAAACTATTTGAGTTGGGGGTTTTGGCAAGAAAAAACGACATAATAGAGGAAGATGCTGCAAGGCTTATAGCAGAAGAATATGGTTTTGAGCTAAAAGAAGAAACGTCTACTTCAGAGCTTGAAGAGGAGCTTTTAGAAATTGAAGATAATCCAGAGGATCTAAAGGAGCGTCCCCCGATTGTTACCGTTATGGGACACGTCGATCACGGTAAAACATCAATTTTAGATGCTATAAAGAGTACAAATGTTGCCTCAAGGGAAGCTGGTGGTATAACCCAACATATTGCTGCATATTCTGTAAAGGTTGACGGTAAATACATTACCTTTCTGGATACGCCAGGGCATGAGGCATTTACCGAAATGAGAGCAAGAGGCGCACAGATTACGGATATAGTTGTTTTGGTGGTTGCGGCAGACGACGGGGTTATGCCACAGACAGTAGAAGCAATAAATCACGCAAAAGCGGCAAATGTGCCTATAGTAGTTGCTGTGAATAAAATAGATAAGCCAAACGCTAATCCTGAGAGAGTAAAGCAGGAACTTTCAAACTACGGGGTTGTCCCAGAGGAATGGGGAGGTAGTAATCTTTTCGTTAATGTCAGTGCTAAGAAAAAAATAGGGATAGATGAGTTGCTTGAGGCAATTTTACTGCAAGCTGAGATGATGGAGCTTAAGGCCAATTCCAATAAGAGAGCAAAGGCTGTTGTTGTTGAGGCAAAACTTGATAAGAACAGAGGCCCTGTTGCTACAGTGGTTGTTAAAGAGGGAACATTAAGACAGGGTGATTCTTTTATTGTTGGTGTCCAGTATGGAAAGGTGAGGGCTCTTGTAGATGATAAGGGCAAGAAGGTAAGGGAGGTTGGCCCATCCTTTGCGGCAGAAATATTGGGTCTTCATGGTGTTCCAGAACCAGGAGATACCTTAATTGCAGTAAGTGATGAAAAGAAAGCTAAAGAGATAGCTGAAAAAAGACAAGAGGAGTTAAAACAGACACTGCTATCTCAGAAAACGGTAAGCCTTGAAAATATATTTGAACAGATAGAGGGTGGCGAAATTAGGGAATTACCCATAATTTTAAAAACCGATGTTTATGGTTCAGTTGAAGCTATAACAAACGCCCTTTCAAAACTTTCAACGGATGAGGTTACAGTCAAGGTAATTCACTCGGCTGTTGGAGCTATAACAAAAACAGATATAAACCTAGCCAAAGCATCAGGGGCTATTATTATAGGCTTTAACGTGAGACCTACTCAGGAAGCCTTGAAGCTTGCAAATGATCTGAAAGTAGAGGTTAGGACATACAAGGTAATCTATGAAATAGTTGATGATGTTAAAAAATCATTGTCAGGTCTGTTGTCTCCTGAAGAGAAAGAGGAGATTCTTGGAAGGGTTGAGGTTAGACAAACCTTTAAGGTGCCAAGGGTTGGCGTTGTAGCTGGGTGTTATGTAACATACGGTAAGATTGTAAGAAATGCAAATGTGAGAATACTAAGGGATGGTGTGATTATTCATGAAGGTGGAATATCTTCTTTGAAACGCTTTAAAGAGGATGTTAGTGAGGTTGCCCAGGGTTATGAATGTGGCGTTGGAATAGAGGGTTTCAATGATGTAAAAGAAGGCGATGTAATAGAGGTTTACCAGATAGTTAAGGTTCAAAGGGAGCTGTGATAGTAGGTGTAATGGAAGTGGATTTTAAGATAGATAATAGTTTTTCTTTAAAGGATAAAAGGCGTGTTGTTAGGAGTCTTATTGAAAAGACTAAAAACAGCTTTAACGTTTCTGTCGCTGAGGTTGACAACAACGATGTGCTTAATATGGCTACTATTGGCATTGCCGTTGTTAGTAATAGTTCCAAGTTTGTAGATGTGGTACTTAATAAGATTCTGGATTTTTGGGAACACAACTTTGAGTGTGAAATAATTGATGTAAGAAGGGATGTGTTATGATTGGCAAGAATAGCAGCTTTAAAAGGAAAGATAGGGTTGCAAGCCAAATAAAGAAGGCCGTTTCTGAAATTCTTGAGTTTGAGAGCGGCAACGAAAAACTGAGAAGCATAACACTTACAGATGTTGAAATGACAAAGGACTTGAGGATAGCAAAAATATTTGTTAGCTCAAGTATGACTGAGATGACCCAAAAGGATACACTCGA comes from Hippea maritima DSM 10411 and encodes:
- a CDS encoding DNA integrity scanning protein DisA nucleotide-binding domain protein, giving the protein MITPEARKTILNKALEIAKTLQKVTLIAYYQDIADYIEDDELFKENNGVKKIIVMKEDEYEENGEIVEQIEKIGQIIKVPSIIFNRVNKIKIALMMCTSSGILSKEDDVIALSGTSSGVDTLMFIDISKEKELLSFKGDIDLEKSVKPEVFERVLRVALELANQGREGKSVGAIFVLGDKEKVLENIKQMIFNPFKGYSPDERNILKANLDDTLKEYSLLDGAIVIDCNGVVETAGAYISVSASVEDLPKGLGARHIAAASITAVTNAVSIVVSESTGDVTIFRNGSIITRIEKVS
- the rimP gene encoding ribosome maturation factor RimP — encoded protein: MLSEELKEDIFVVVESLGYSVYDIELTQKKITIYIDKPGGVSIDDCELASRNISALLDVKDPFSGSYTLEVSSPGINRKLKTKEHFMAAIGKKCVVHTHFPVDNSKVFKGILTECNDNEIVIEGVRIEFDNIKKARIDEI
- the nusA gene encoding transcription termination factor NusA; this translates as MSEILQIAKKISEEHEIDLERVVEYLAEALKIAIQKKYGDEADVRIETDVDNEIFDVYVKKKVVEKPMLDSQISLEEAKAIKPDAKVGDYVEEKVDAKSLGRIAVTTIKNVITKLLRDIEKHKAYEEYKEYIGKIIVGEVWSIGSNNNVIVDFKNAIGVLPKREQGINDKYVVGEHIKAYVLDVLEEAKQVRLILSRTHPGFVKELFKKEVPEVREGSVEIKAVAREPSRRTKVAVYSKDSRIDPIGTCVGSKGVRIAAIVRELGDEKIDVIKWSADPSIYIRNAMSPAKVISVEIDEDLKKAKVYVDDAEYSMAIGKGGVNAKLAAKLTGYNIDIAKISDKEGEIVGGEVADEDDGGSQ
- a CDS encoding DUF503 domain-containing protein; its protein translation is MIVGVMEVDFKIDNSFSLKDKRRVVRSLIEKTKNSFNVSVAEVDNNDVLNMATIGIAVVSNSSKFVDVVLNKILDFWEHNFECEIIDVRRDVL
- the infB gene encoding translation initiation factor IF-2; the protein is MKKIRVYEIARRLNTKSNVVIKKLNDMGIEVKSNFSGVEEDKAEKFIEEWNKAKKEAIKEIKSKKKDEKRKKKKKDAEDKDVEEEKTKKSPKKKEAVYRKKELIEESLPQKFKKRKKYKKATKEEEPEEKSNEIEFHKGMTVFEFASELGVDFSDILSKLFELGVLARKNDIIEEDAARLIAEEYGFELKEETSTSELEEELLEIEDNPEDLKERPPIVTVMGHVDHGKTSILDAIKSTNVASREAGGITQHIAAYSVKVDGKYITFLDTPGHEAFTEMRARGAQITDIVVLVVAADDGVMPQTVEAINHAKAANVPIVVAVNKIDKPNANPERVKQELSNYGVVPEEWGGSNLFVNVSAKKKIGIDELLEAILLQAEMMELKANSNKRAKAVVVEAKLDKNRGPVATVVVKEGTLRQGDSFIVGVQYGKVRALVDDKGKKVREVGPSFAAEILGLHGVPEPGDTLIAVSDEKKAKEIAEKRQEELKQTLLSQKTVSLENIFEQIEGGEIRELPIILKTDVYGSVEAITNALSKLSTDEVTVKVIHSAVGAITKTDINLAKASGAIIIGFNVRPTQEALKLANDLKVEVRTYKVIYEIVDDVKKSLSGLLSPEEKEEILGRVEVRQTFKVPRVGVVAGCYVTYGKIVRNANVRILRDGVIIHEGGISSLKRFKEDVSEVAQGYECGVGIEGFNDVKEGDVIEVYQIVKVQREL
- the rbfA gene encoding 30S ribosome-binding factor RbfA encodes the protein MIGKNSSFKRKDRVASQIKKAVSEILEFESGNEKLRSITLTDVEMTKDLRIAKIFVSSSMTEMTQKDTLDVLESAKGFIKKNLATKVRLKYMPKLIFEYDASINYGFKIDSILREIEEEESGNKKEDRSDTEE
- the folD gene encoding bifunctional methylenetetrahydrofolate dehydrogenase/methenyltetrahydrofolate cyclohydrolase FolD, producing the protein MVLLDGKALSKKIKEEIKKEVKILKEKGVIPGLAVILVGDNPASQVYVNMKTKACEEVGIYSINHRMPAEITENELIDVIKMLNNNPMVHGILVQLPLPSHIREERIIEAIDYTKDVDGFHPYNIGRLARGNPLFSSCTPLGIMKMFEEYAIELQGKDVVMVGAGNITGKPMTLMLLNANATVQVCHVYTQDLKEKTKQADVVISAVGKPSLITEDMVKEGAIVIDVGISRVNGKVVGDVDFENVSKKASYITPVPGGVGPMTIAMLLYNTLLSVKLKEK